One genomic window of Halictus rubicundus isolate RS-2024b chromosome 12, iyHalRubi1_principal, whole genome shotgun sequence includes the following:
- the LOC143359444 gene encoding uncharacterized protein LOC143359444, with the protein MADIIEQKGEKVDAQMEIKVEPAMQCYVEEEHENGFPGFENNGAIPSSADVGALNLWTSKATTCLITQYKKYRSMVGQSTQIRSLREMFEMISMEMQNYGFYFSPQKCENKWRVLERKYKNLVFRERLKKPGRMRHYGHWEHKRALDEIFHEKRRHMYLEEGELPSPASGSTKYTFILPKPASEEQNSTDQQKHDDPLAAPTSNSLPNNKNDQSDQKGPLAAFFDRFLNEMTKNFAIAEKNREKRHKEEMAMRQNELEIQKRLLKLKEQKLELQKCQIIAAAQHLHLNM; encoded by the exons ATggccgatattatagagcagaAAG GTGAGAAGGTCGACGCGCAAATGGAGATCAAGGTCGAGCCGGCGATGCAGTGTTACGTCGAGGAGGAACACGAGAACGGTTTCCCGGGGTTCGAAAACAACGGGGCGATCCCATCGAGCGCTGATGTCGGCGCTTTGAACTTGTGGACCAGCAAAGCGACCACGTGTCTGATCACCCAGTACAAAAAGTACCGATCGATGGTGGGCCAATCGACGCAGATCAGGAGTCTAAGAGAGATGTTCGAGATGATCTCCATGGAGATGCAGAACTACGGGTTCTACTTCAGTCCGCAGAAGTGCGAGAACAAGTGGCGGGTGCTCGAGCGTAAGTACAAGAACCTGGTGTTCCGCGAGCGGCTGAAGAAGCCGGGCAGGATGAGGCACTATGGCCACTGGGAGCACAAGCGAGCCCTAGACGAGATCTTCCACGAGAAAAGGCGACACATGTACCTCGAAGAAGGCGAACTCCCCTCGCCGGCCAGCGGCTCTACGAAATACACGTTCATACTGCCGAAACCGGCGTCGGAGGAACAGAACAGCACAGATCAACAGAAACACGACGATCCTCTGGCGGCGCCGACCTCGAACTCCCTACCGAACAACAAGAACGACCAGTCGGACCAGAAGGGACCGCTGGCCGCCTTCTTCGACAGGTTTCTCAACGAGATGACGAAGAACTTCGCTATCGCCGAGAAGAACCGGGAGAAGAGGCATAAAGAGGAGATGGCCATGCGACAGAACGAGCTCGAGATCCAGAAGAGACTCCTCAAGCTGAAGGAGCAAAAACTCGAGCTGCAGAAGTGCCAAATCATTGCTGCCGCTCAGCACTTGCATCTGAACATGTGA